The genomic region CTCGGGCAGGAGGATTCCGCTGCCGTACCCGATCTCGAGCAGGCGTCGCGCACGCGGACGGATTCGCAGCAGCGACGCGATCGCGCCGAAGCGCATCCGCTCGACGCGTCCCAGCACGCCGCGGTACGCCCAGTCGCCCTGGTCGAGGGGGTTCGTCTTGACGAGCAGCTCGCGTGGGAGCAGACGGACGCGCGACCCTGCGGCGCTCACGGGCGGGTCACCAGCTCGTCGATGGCGGCGACGCACCGCTTGGACGCGTCACCGTCGCCGTACGGGGACGGCGTCTGCGCGAGCCGCGCGTGCAGCGCGTCGAGATCCGACGACCAGTCCGCGACCGTCTCGCCGATGGCCGGGCCCGGGGCGACGAGCCGCGCGAACGTCCCTTGGACCTCGGGCCGCTCGGTCGAGTTCCGCACGACGACGAGCGGCCGCTTGATCACGCTCGCCTCCTCCTGGAGCCCGCCCGAGTCCGACACCAGGATGCCGCTGCTCGCCGCGAGCCCGAGGAACTCGCGGTAGCCGAGGGGTTCGACGACGCGCAGCCGTCGCAGCCGGTCGTCGAGCCCGAAGGACGTCGCGCGCGTCGCGGTGCGCGGGTGGAGCGGGAGCACGACGGGCATCGGCAGCCGCGCGAGCTCGTCGAGGATCGTCGCGAGCACGTCGGGGTCGTCGACGTTCTCGGGACGGTGGAACGTGGCGAGCACGAACGCATCCTCGTCGACACCGTGCGACGCGAGCAGCGCGCGCCGCTCGTCGTCGTCCGGGACGATCTCGGGCACGACGTCCACCACCGTGTTGCCGGTCGTGGCGATGCGCTCCGCCGGGATGCCCTCGGCGAGGAGGTTCGCGCGGCTCGTCTCGGTCGGCGCGCAGCAGAGGTCGGCGAGGTGGTCGATGACCACGCGGTTGTGCTCCTCGGGCATCGCACGGTCGAAGCTGCGCAACCCGGCCTCGACGTGCACGAGCGGGATGCCGGAGGCGTTCGCGGCGAGCGCGCCGGCGAGCGCCGTGTTCGTGTCGCCCTGGACGACCACGGCGGCGGGGCGCCGGTCCGCGAACAGCCGGTCGAGCGCGACGGTGGCCTCGCCGATCTGGCGCCCGCGGCTCGTGCCCCCGATGTCGAGGCGGACGTCCGGTGCACCGAGGCGGAGCTGGGTCAGGAAGACGTCCGAGAGCGCGGCGCTGTAGTGCTGGCCGGTGTGGACGGCGCAGGCGCGCCCGCCGAGCTCGCGCAGCACGCCGGCGAGCTTCACGATCTCGGGCCGGGTGCCGTACACGACGGCGACGGCGCCGGATCGCCGCCCGGGATTGTCGTCGCTCACGGGTCCCACGTGGTTACCTTCGGCTGGTCGGGTCGGGGCTCAACCGTCTCATCACGGTTTCACGTGTGGGTGGTCCGATATATCCCGA from Acidimicrobiia bacterium harbors:
- the wecB gene encoding UDP-N-acetylglucosamine 2-epimerase (non-hydrolyzing) encodes the protein MSDDNPGRRSGAVAVVYGTRPEIVKLAGVLRELGGRACAVHTGQHYSAALSDVFLTQLRLGAPDVRLDIGGTSRGRQIGEATVALDRLFADRRPAAVVVQGDTNTALAGALAANASGIPLVHVEAGLRSFDRAMPEEHNRVVIDHLADLCCAPTETSRANLLAEGIPAERIATTGNTVVDVVPEIVPDDDERRALLASHGVDEDAFVLATFHRPENVDDPDVLATILDELARLPMPVVLPLHPRTATRATSFGLDDRLRRLRVVEPLGYREFLGLAASSGILVSDSGGLQEEASVIKRPLVVVRNSTERPEVQGTFARLVAPGPAIGETVADWSSDLDALHARLAQTPSPYGDGDASKRCVAAIDELVTRP